From Candidatus Neomarinimicrobiota bacterium:
TGCGGTTATTAATGACATCTATGCTATCAGCATTGTCTGTTTTAGAGCTATATGCATTCAATGCGTTACAAAAAGCTCGCTGAATATGACTTTATAATCCTCGGATTCACATTATGTTTCCGAGCAATTAATAGCTAATTGACGAATTGTCAGCCAGCAGTCAATTAGGTGAACCCAAGTAACCGGTTTTTTGTAATTCTGCGGGAGAACTCACATGCGTATCAACCAGGTAATCCTATGTTTGGCTATCTTCAGCATGTTGATAGCCTGTTCCAATAATCCAAGATCAGGGAGCGAGATGAACACCAATAGCAGACCCATTAAAGCATCTGATGAAAAATTAGGGCTTATTCGGGAGGGACAGACCCTCTCCTTCAGAGTGTATGCCCCTGCCGTTGAAATGATGAGCATCATTTTCTTCGAACAACACGATGATGTTAAGGGTGTTTCAAGGTCCATGACAAAAAATGCTAATGGTGTCTGGAAGATCAGTTTACCTGTGAGAGATGCTACTGCTTACTATGCTTATGCTTTAGATACAGCACCGGAAAACCAGTTAGCTGATCCTTATTCTAGAGCCGTAGTCCGCCAGAACCACTTCCAATACCCCACAAAGACAGTCATCTTACCTCAAGACGAATTTGATTGGGAGGGTGATGACTTCACCAAGACCTCTCTAGGGGATATGGTGATTCTGGAAGCCCATCTGAGAGACATGTCGGTTCATTCTACCTCCGGTTCTTCACAAGGAGGAACCTATCTGGGATTTACTGAATCAGATCAAAAAGGGGGTATCGCTCACCTCAAAGATATGGGTTACAATACAGTCGAATTTTTACCCCTTCAGGAATTCGGGAACATCGAGATCGATTTTAAAAACCCGGAATTGGGTATTTATAATAACTGGAATCCCTATGAGAATAATCACTGGGGTTATATGACTTCCTTTTTCTTTGCACCTGAGATCTATTACGGATCTGACGGTGTGGCTGATCGGGGGGCTTGGGTTGGTCAGGATGGTCGAGCTGTCCTGGAGATGAAGCAAATGGTGAAAGCACTGCATGCCGAGGGAATATCAGTCATTATGGATGTCGTCTATAACCATGTTTCTCAGTACGATTCCAACCCCTTCAAGTTGATCGACAAATCATATTACTTTAAATTGAATGTGGATGGAGATTACCGGTCACATAGTGGCTGTGGGAATGATTTCAAGACCGAAAATCCCATGGCCCGCAAGATGATCGTTGAAAGCCTGGTCTATTGGATGGAGGAATATCACATAGATGGATTTCGCTTTGATCTGGCTACTATGATCGACCTGGAAACGATCGATGCCATCACAGCTGCCACCCGAGCAGTCAACCCAGCAGTAGTATTGATCGCTGAGCCCTGGGGCGGTGGTGGCTATAATCCAGCAGAATTGGCAGAGCATGGCTGGGCCTCCTGGAATGATCATTTTAGAAACAGTATCAAGGGCCGGAACCCCAGAAAAGATGATGAAGGTTTTATATTTGGGAAGCTGTGGGATGGCAATAGTACAGAACATTACAAAAAGCTGATGCGAGGCTATCTCAAAAGGGAAGGGGGTCACTACCTGAAACCCATCCAAAGTGTGAATTATCTGGAAAGTCATGATGATCACACCCTGGGTGACTTTGTCCGATTAGCTCTGGGAAAGGTGGGTAAACATGAAGCAGTTACCCGGAACCAGGTTGCCAGACTCTCTGCTGAAGAGTTAAGCATTCACAAGTTTGCCGCATTGAACCTTTTGGTCAGTCAGGGACCGGTGATGATTGCTCAGGGACAAAGTTGGGGACGCTCCAAGGTCATCGCCAATAGTATTGGAAGTGATCCAGAAGTTGGTCAGCTGGATCATAACTCCTATGAAAAGGACGACGAGACCAACTGGTTGAACTGGGATGAAAAAATCTTAAATCAGGATCTGGTTGACTATTATCGTGGTCTCATTGCCATTCGCAGCAAATATCCTGAGATCCGCAATGTTGACCGCGATTTCCGAAGCTTTTTGAAGGGTGAAAATGAGCTCTCATTTGGTTTCAGTATGGGGCAAGCTCCGCAAGTGATCGTGTTCTTGAATGCCAATACAATTAGTTCTGTGGACTTCGATTTGACCGAAGGAGAGTGGACCATCCTGGCAGATGCAAAAGGAGCCGGCCTTGCTGGTCAAGGGAGTGTGTCCGGTTCAGTAAAAGTGCCCCCCCAAAGCGGGCTGATCGTGGTCAAGTAGCTGGATGCAGTTTTGGAGTATAATATGATACAACTGGAGACAAGCCAATGAAATCAACAACCAAGTATCTGCATTTTAATGTCCCTGAACGGATGGGGTTTGTAAATATCACCCGCGATGTGGAAGTTATCGTTCATGACAGTGGTATTCAGGAAGGTTTATGTCTGGTCAACGCCATGCATATCACAGCATCGGTCTTTATCAATGATGAAGAATCTGGTTTGAAGGAGGATTATAAACGCT
This genomic window contains:
- a CDS encoding alpha-amylase family glycosyl hydrolase; translation: MNTNSRPIKASDEKLGLIREGQTLSFRVYAPAVEMMSIIFFEQHDDVKGVSRSMTKNANGVWKISLPVRDATAYYAYALDTAPENQLADPYSRAVVRQNHFQYPTKTVILPQDEFDWEGDDFTKTSLGDMVILEAHLRDMSVHSTSGSSQGGTYLGFTESDQKGGIAHLKDMGYNTVEFLPLQEFGNIEIDFKNPELGIYNNWNPYENNHWGYMTSFFFAPEIYYGSDGVADRGAWVGQDGRAVLEMKQMVKALHAEGISVIMDVVYNHVSQYDSNPFKLIDKSYYFKLNVDGDYRSHSGCGNDFKTENPMARKMIVESLVYWMEEYHIDGFRFDLATMIDLETIDAITAATRAVNPAVVLIAEPWGGGGYNPAELAEHGWASWNDHFRNSIKGRNPRKDDEGFIFGKLWDGNSTEHYKKLMRGYLKREGGHYLKPIQSVNYLESHDDHTLGDFVRLALGKVGKHEAVTRNQVARLSAEELSIHKFAALNLLVSQGPVMIAQGQSWGRSKVIANSIGSDPEVGQLDHNSYEKDDETNWLNWDEKILNQDLVDYYRGLIAIRSKYPEIRNVDRDFRSFLKGENELSFGFSMGQAPQVIVFLNANTISSVDFDLTEGEWTILADAKGAGLAGQGSVSGSVKVPPQSGLIVVK